A genomic region of Alnus glutinosa chromosome 11, dhAlnGlut1.1, whole genome shotgun sequence contains the following coding sequences:
- the LOC133882220 gene encoding LOW QUALITY PROTEIN: transcription factor HHO6 (The sequence of the model RefSeq protein was modified relative to this genomic sequence to represent the inferred CDS: deleted 1 base in 1 codon), which produces MGSVPPELSLDFRQTFVPKTITDFRREVSMIGNVSEKAARLEDFVKRLEEEMRKIDAFKRELPLCMNLLIDAIRHLKDEEPIQCTSKNEVQPVLEEFIPLKTDCDRNEENKKEKDYRDKKNWMSSVQLWNTDDLPFTDCTKQNPKLDTKKNEEKNGLGSEDPFQSCRNKSGGRGFMPFKACSGFPVGNKEEKEELPVDGLSLLTPGIKNLREESGANGLRTGSSRVVSSSAPNANIRNGTLQQQQQQSARKQRRCWSPELHRRFVSALQQLGGSQAATPKQIRELMQVDGLTNDEVKSHLQKYRLHTRRLPATGGASAANQSVVVLGSLWMSQDQFGDSSKACNSQSGSPQGPLHLAGNTGGTSTTGGDSMEDDEDAKSEGYSWKNHIQKPGKLMYRVHPP; this is translated from the exons ATGGGTTCGGTTCCACCGGAGTTGAGCTTGGATTTTAGGCAGACGTTTGTGCCCAAAACGATCACTGATTTTCGTAGGGAGGTTTCGATGATCGGGAACGTGTCGGAGAAGGCGGCGAGGCTGGAGGATTTCGTGAAGAGATTGGAGGAGGAAATGAGGAAGATCGACGCGTTTAAGCGCGAGCTGCCTCTCTGCATGAATTTATTGATTgatg CGATTCGTCATTTGAAGGATGAGGAGCCAATTCAATGCACTTCAAAAAATGAGGTTCAACCAGTGTTGGAGGAGTTCATACCACTGAAGACAGATTGTGAtcgaaatgaagaaaataagaaagaaaaagactacAGGGATAAGAAGAATTGGATGAGCTCTGTGCAGCTCTGGAACACTGATGATTTACCCTTCACTGATTGCACCaaacaaaatcccaaattaGACACTAag AAAAATGAGGAAAAGAATGGCTTAGGAAGCGAGGATCCATTCCAGTCTTGTAGGAATAAAAGTGGAGGCAGGGGATTTATGCCATTCAAGGCGTGTTCGGGTTTTCCAGTGGGGAATAAGGAAGAGAAGGAGGAACTGCCGGTTGATGGGCTTTCACTTCTCACGCCGGGAATTAAGAATCTAAGGGAGGAATCGGGTGCTAATGGTTTGAGAACCGGCAGTAGCAGAGTGGTTTCCTCCTCTGCTCCAAATGCGAATATACGGAACGGAACACTgcaacagcagcagcagcagtcCGCTAGGAAGCAGAGGAGGTGCTGGTCACCAGAATTGCATAGGCGGTTCGTCAGTGCTTTGCAGCAGCTTGGAGGTTCACAAG CAGCCACGCCAAAGCAAATTAGAGAACTGATGCAGGTTGACGGGTTGACTAATGATGAAGTTAAGAGTCATTTACAA AAATACAGACTTCATACTCGAAGGCTTCCAGCTACTGGAGGAGCTTCCGCTGCAAATCAATCTGTTGTTGTTTTAGGAAGTTTATGGATGTCCCAAGATCAGTTTGGTGACTCCTCTAAGGCTTGCAATTCCCAGTCTGGTTCTCCCCAAGGTCCCCTCCATTTAGCTGGAAACACTGGAGGGACTTCAACCACAGGGGGTGACAGCATGGAAGATGATGAAGATGCAAAATCTGAGGGCTACAGCTGG AAAAATCACATTCAGAAACCTGGAAAACTGATGTATAGAGTTCATCCACCATGA
- the LOC133880926 gene encoding la-related protein 6C has protein sequence MAQAQPAEKMQETPEKDMKETNSARYKLNAQAAEFVPRSHTQMPISDYVYPAACFHFLGGSDNCFYVGDQEPSYLISNPNVVMPVRSKSTPADDLQQKIIKQVEYQFSDMSLLANDSFMRHVNRDPEGYVPIPVIASTKKIKSLANINNTILTQALRSSSRLVVSADGKKVRRKDPFTEKDKEDLQSRTVVAENLPEDHSHQNLEKIFGVVGSVKAVRICYPQESQFSSRSKPDFFSNKLHALVEYETAERADKAVEKLNDERNWRKGLRVRSMLRLSPRSVLKNRKSELDGILEEADHQYSPTHESINDDSCQPNNTESVVEGNGEENSKKGWGRGRGKSRSGRGQSHCGGRGGLLLPSSPRGIIHHCSEASSSPKHPSKGPRMPDGTRGFTMGRGHPALPPPPPSP, from the exons atggcaCAGGCACAACCTGCGGAGAAAATGCAAGAGACGCCAGAAAAGGACATGAAAGAAACAAACAGTGCCCGTTACAAATTAAATGCCCAGGCAGCTGAATTTGTCCCAAGATCACATACCCAGATGCCCATCTCGGATTATGTCTATCCAGCTGCATGCTTCCACTTTCTTGGTGGGTCTGATAATTGCTTCTATGTTGGGGACCAAGAGCCTTCATATTTGATCTCCAACCCCAATGTCGTGATGCCCGTTCGCTCCAAAAGCACCCCCGCCGATGATCTTCAgcaaaaaatcatcaaacag GTGGAATATCAGTTCAGCGACATGAGTCTGCTTGCAAATGATTCTTTTATGAGACACGTAAATAGAGATCCAGAAGGTTATG TTCCAATACCTGTTATTGCTTCCACAAAGAAGATAAAGTCCCTTGCTAATATTAATAACACTATACTAACCCAAGCACTGCGGTCCTCTTCAAGGCTT GTTGTAAGTGCTGACGGCAAGAAGGTTAGACGTAAAGACCCTTTCACTGAGAAAGACAAAGAGGATTTGCAG TCTCGTACAGTTGTTGCAGAGAATTTGCCTGAAGATCACTCTCATCAAAACCTTGAGAAAATATTTGGTGTGGTtggaag CGTGAAAGCAGTTCGAATATGCTATCCCCAGGAATCCCAGTTCTCTTCTCGCTCCAAACCCGATTTTTTCAGTAACAAG CTGCATGCACTCGTGGAATATGAGACTGCGGAGAGAGCTGACAAAGCG GTTGAGAAATTGAATGATGAAAGGAACTGGAGAAAAGGGCTTCGAGTAAGGTCGATGCTTAGACTCTCG CCAAGATCTGTTCTAAAGAACAGAAAGTCAGAATTGGATGGCATTTTAGAGGAGGCTGATCATCAGTACTCACCAACTCATGAATCCATTAATGATGATTCCTGCCAGCCAAACAACACAGAATCAGTTGTCGAGGGCAAT GGTGAGGAAAATTCAAAGAAAGGATGGGGTCGAGGACGTGGGAAAAGCAGATCAGGGCGTGGTCAAAGCCACTGTGGGGGGCGTGGCGGACTGCTGCTGCCCTCATCTCCACGAGGTATTATTCATCACTGCAGCGAAGCATCATCATCTCCCAAACACCCTTCCAAGGGCCCAAGAATGCCGGATGGCACAAGGGGTTTCACCATGGGACGAGGCCACCCAGCTCTaccacctcctcctccttcaCCTTAA